Proteins from a single region of Salinisphaera sp. T31B1:
- a CDS encoding ectoine synthase: MKIVRTEDLRGTDREVISEGGWTSVRWLLAKDGMGFSFHETTFPPGLEFDMWYKHHLEAVFCYQGEGTLVNRDTGEEHKIEPGTVYALDNHDKHTLKAKTEMKLVCAFNPPVTGRETHDADGAYVPPKD; encoded by the coding sequence ATGAAGATTGTTCGCACCGAAGACCTGCGCGGCACCGACCGTGAAGTCATCAGCGAAGGCGGCTGGACCAGCGTTCGCTGGTTGCTCGCCAAGGACGGTATGGGGTTCTCGTTCCACGAAACCACCTTTCCGCCCGGCCTCGAATTCGACATGTGGTACAAGCATCATCTGGAAGCGGTGTTTTGCTACCAGGGTGAAGGTACCCTCGTGAACCGCGATACCGGTGAAGAGCACAAGATCGAGCCGGGCACCGTGTATGCGTTGGATAACCACGACAAGCACACGCTCAAGGCCAAGACCGAAATGAAGCTGGTCTGCGCGTTCAACCCGCCGGTTACCGGTCGTGAAACCCACGACGCAGACGGTGCCTACGTGCCGCCGAAGGACTAA
- a CDS encoding epoxyqueuosine reductase QueH, with translation MNRFSLDQYERPELEPPEQDTKLLMHSCCAPCAGDVLAAVKASGIDTTVYFYNPNIHPVAEYEMRKAEDIRYCEELGIPHIDGDYDTDRWFDRIRGLENEPERGRRCTVCFDMRFERTALYAAEHGYGLISSTLGISRWKNMAQINEAGVRAAARYPDVIYWTLNWRKEGGAARMIEIAKRKGFYQQEYCGCVYSLRDTNRHRKTRGRERIQKGVKFYGREAITGTAPGRGEYPTLKTPADD, from the coding sequence ATGAACCGCTTCAGCCTGGATCAGTACGAACGTCCGGAACTCGAGCCGCCCGAGCAGGATACTAAATTGCTCATGCATTCCTGCTGTGCCCCCTGTGCAGGCGACGTGTTGGCCGCGGTAAAGGCTTCGGGTATTGATACCACCGTGTACTTCTACAATCCGAATATTCATCCGGTGGCCGAATACGAGATGCGCAAGGCCGAGGATATTCGCTACTGCGAAGAACTCGGCATTCCGCATATCGACGGCGATTACGACACGGACCGCTGGTTCGACCGGATTCGTGGTCTGGAGAACGAGCCGGAGCGCGGGCGCCGTTGTACCGTGTGTTTCGACATGCGGTTCGAACGAACCGCGCTCTATGCCGCTGAGCACGGCTACGGGTTGATCTCCAGTACCCTGGGTATTTCGCGCTGGAAGAACATGGCCCAGATCAACGAGGCCGGCGTACGCGCGGCCGCCCGCTATCCGGATGTCATCTATTGGACCCTGAACTGGCGCAAGGAGGGCGGTGCGGCGCGCATGATCGAGATCGCCAAGCGCAAGGGCTTCTATCAGCAAGAGTACTGCGGATGCGTATACAGCCTGCGCGATACTAATCGGCACCGAAAAACCCGAGGCCGTGAGCGTATCCAGAAAGGGGTCAAATTCTATGGCCGGGAAGCGATTACCGGCACCGCGCCGGGGCGTGGCGAATATCCTACATTGAAGACGCCGGCCGACGACTGA
- a CDS encoding DUF4168 domain-containing protein, translating to MLSANRIAATALMGATLACAAPVFAQDGQSSYGGSGQTQTPQPATSAANVSDAKLEKFAAAQQDVRSVRADIQQQMKNSQDQESMMANRNKANQKMVEAVQDNDLSVSDYNEIARAAQQNPELAQRIQKMR from the coding sequence ATGCTTTCAGCCAACCGTATCGCTGCGACGGCGCTCATGGGCGCAACCCTGGCCTGTGCTGCACCGGTCTTCGCTCAGGACGGCCAGTCGTCGTACGGCGGATCCGGGCAAACCCAGACGCCGCAACCGGCTACGTCGGCCGCCAACGTCTCCGACGCGAAACTGGAAAAGTTCGCCGCCGCCCAACAAGACGTCCGTTCGGTGCGCGCCGATATCCAGCAGCAGATGAAAAACAGCCAGGATCAGGAATCGATGATGGCCAACCGCAACAAGGCCAACCAGAAGATGGTCGAAGCGGTTCAGGACAACGACCTGTCGGTGTCCGATTACAACGAGATCGCCCGCGCGGCCCAGCAGAATCCGGAACTGGCCCAACGTATCCAAAAGATGCGTTAA
- a CDS encoding RNA polymerase sigma factor, with product MIQAHMIEAEIPHLRRYARSLLRGHRESADDLVQDTLERAWSKRWLWRPSGRLRSWLFRILYRLYLDRMPVVTAAHGNLIALDAIREPVCGRARPDSTLHCRDVLDAIDALPDTQRAVLLLVAVEQPSYSEGAAMLGIRVGTYRSRLSRAREMLGERLELRPSPLSAKEGQHG from the coding sequence GTGATTCAGGCGCACATGATCGAGGCCGAGATTCCGCATTTGCGGCGGTATGCCCGCTCGCTATTGCGCGGCCATCGCGAAAGTGCCGACGACCTGGTACAGGACACGCTCGAGCGCGCCTGGAGCAAGCGCTGGCTATGGCGGCCGAGCGGCCGCTTGCGCAGCTGGCTGTTCCGGATTCTTTACCGGCTGTATCTCGACCGCATGCCGGTCGTCACCGCAGCTCACGGCAATCTGATCGCACTGGATGCAATACGCGAACCAGTCTGCGGCCGGGCGCGGCCGGACAGTACGCTCCACTGTCGCGACGTACTCGACGCCATTGATGCGTTGCCCGACACCCAGCGTGCGGTACTGTTGCTGGTTGCCGTCGAGCAGCCCAGCTATAGCGAGGGCGCTGCCATGCTCGGTATCCGCGTGGGCACGTATCGCTCACGGCTGTCCCGGGCGCGTGAGATGCTCGGCGAACGACTCGAGCTGCGCCCGTCACCCCTATCGGCAAAGGAGGGTCAGCATGGCTGA
- a CDS encoding glutamate--cysteine ligase, which yields MSAPSQSGGAPITDRRQLVEYFENACKPPSRWRLGTEHEKFVFDRETLRPLPFDGERGIEAFLDKLTRFGWQPMTENGHLIALELGRCHITLEPGGQLELAGAPLETIHEACDEVHTHLAQVKEVAQEMNVGLIGLGFQPKWAREDCPWMPKQRYEIMKAYMPKVGSLGLDMMLRTSTVQVNIDYGSEADMIEKFRVGLALQPVATALFANSPFTRGKPNGFVSYRSQIWTDTDPDRCGMLDWVFDNDMGFERYIDYALDVPMYFVYRDGRYIDASGQSFRDFLAGKLPALPGERPMLSDWDDHLTTLFPEVRLKRFMEMRGADGGPWRRLCALPALWAGLCYDSQSLDGAWQLCRDFTAAERNHLRDQAPIQGLKTPFRGGTLQDLAREVVALAQAGLARRARLDAHDRDESMFLNQLAEIAETGVTPAEHLLSLYEGRWGQSVDPVFSEFAY from the coding sequence ATGTCCGCTCCATCGCAATCCGGCGGCGCGCCGATCACCGACCGGCGCCAGCTGGTCGAATATTTCGAAAATGCCTGCAAGCCGCCGAGCCGCTGGCGGCTGGGCACCGAACACGAGAAGTTCGTTTTCGATCGCGAGACCCTGCGCCCGTTGCCATTCGACGGTGAACGCGGCATCGAGGCGTTCCTCGACAAGCTCACCCGCTTTGGCTGGCAGCCGATGACCGAAAACGGTCACCTGATCGCACTCGAACTCGGCCGATGCCATATCACCCTCGAGCCGGGTGGCCAGCTCGAGCTAGCCGGCGCGCCGCTGGAAACCATCCATGAAGCGTGCGACGAGGTGCATACACATCTGGCACAGGTCAAGGAAGTCGCGCAGGAAATGAACGTCGGCCTGATCGGGCTGGGCTTCCAGCCGAAATGGGCTCGCGAGGACTGCCCGTGGATGCCCAAACAGCGCTACGAGATCATGAAAGCGTACATGCCCAAGGTCGGCAGCCTCGGCCTGGACATGATGCTTCGAACCTCCACCGTACAGGTCAATATCGACTACGGCTCCGAAGCCGACATGATCGAGAAATTCCGAGTCGGTCTCGCACTGCAGCCGGTGGCGACGGCGCTGTTCGCGAATTCGCCTTTCACCCGCGGCAAGCCCAACGGCTTCGTGTCATATCGCAGCCAGATCTGGACCGATACCGATCCCGATCGTTGCGGCATGCTCGACTGGGTGTTCGACAACGACATGGGCTTCGAACGCTATATCGACTACGCGCTCGACGTACCCATGTATTTCGTCTATCGCGACGGCCGGTATATCGACGCCTCGGGCCAGTCATTCCGCGATTTCCTGGCCGGCAAGTTGCCGGCGCTGCCCGGCGAACGGCCGATGCTCTCCGACTGGGACGATCATCTGACCACCTTGTTTCCGGAAGTCCGGCTCAAACGTTTCATGGAAATGCGCGGCGCCGACGGCGGCCCCTGGCGGCGCCTTTGCGCGCTGCCCGCCCTCTGGGCCGGCCTGTGTTACGACAGCCAGTCGCTGGACGGCGCCTGGCAGCTGTGCCGCGATTTCACCGCCGCCGAACGCAATCATCTGCGCGATCAGGCACCGATCCAGGGTCTGAAGACGCCGTTTCGCGGCGGCACGCTCCAGGACCTGGCACGCGAGGTCGTTGCGCTCGCCCAGGCCGGTCTGGCCCGACGCGCGCGGTTGGATGCCCACGACCGGGATGAAAGCATGTTCCTGAACCAGCTGGCCGAAATCGCCGAAACCGGCGTGACCCCGGCCGAGCATCTGCTATCGCTCTACGAAGGCCGCTGGGGCCAGTCGGTCGATCCGGTCTTCAGCGAATTCGCCTACTAG
- the ubiA gene encoding 4-hydroxybenzoate octaprenyltransferase, with protein sequence MSQRLDRYLRLTRLDRPIGIFLVVWPMLWALWLAAGGLPDPWVLLVFVVGAVLMRSAGCVINDYADRHIDGHVERTRARPLATGEVSSGEALTLFVVLCLMAFVLVLTLNGLTIAMAFVGAALATLYPFTKRATHWPQMFLGAAFGWAVPMAFAAQAGYVPLGGWILFLATLIWALVYDTFYAMVDRDDDLKIGVKSTAILWGRHDRAIIGVFQCLWLALLVGVGLSFAMGPVFYCALVLAGATAIYHQWLARHRDRAGCFKAFMHHNVLGGVVFAGIVIDLAFR encoded by the coding sequence CTGTCGCAGCGACTGGATCGTTACCTGCGTCTGACTCGTCTGGATCGGCCGATCGGCATCTTTCTGGTGGTATGGCCGATGCTCTGGGCGCTGTGGCTGGCCGCCGGCGGTCTGCCCGATCCATGGGTATTGCTGGTATTCGTGGTCGGGGCGGTGTTGATGCGCTCGGCCGGATGCGTGATCAACGACTACGCGGATCGCCATATCGATGGGCATGTCGAACGGACGCGCGCGCGTCCACTGGCCACCGGTGAAGTATCGTCGGGCGAGGCGTTGACGCTGTTCGTCGTGCTTTGTCTGATGGCGTTCGTTCTGGTGCTCACCCTCAACGGCCTGACTATCGCCATGGCGTTCGTCGGCGCGGCGCTTGCCACGCTCTATCCGTTCACCAAGCGGGCGACGCACTGGCCGCAGATGTTTCTCGGCGCCGCGTTCGGCTGGGCCGTGCCGATGGCGTTTGCCGCCCAGGCGGGATACGTGCCATTGGGCGGCTGGATCCTTTTTCTGGCCACGCTCATCTGGGCACTGGTCTACGACACGTTCTACGCGATGGTCGATCGCGACGACGATCTGAAAATCGGGGTGAAGTCCACGGCCATACTGTGGGGCCGCCACGACCGAGCCATCATCGGCGTGTTCCAGTGTCTATGGTTGGCGCTGCTCGTGGGGGTGGGGCTGTCGTTCGCAATGGGGCCGGTGTTCTATTGCGCGCTGGTATTGGCGGGTGCGACCGCGATTTATCACCAGTGGCTGGCCCGGCATCGCGATCGGGCGGGATGCTTCAAGGCGTTCATGCACCACAACGTACTCGGTGGCGTGGTGTTCGCC